The proteins below come from a single Bombus pyrosoma isolate SC7728 linkage group LG10, ASM1482585v1, whole genome shotgun sequence genomic window:
- the LOC122571862 gene encoding uncharacterized protein LOC122571862 isoform X2, producing MKTIIEKENWFRLILTATFLMICVVAEKRKRQIFREQVLPALGGKIPEEAFRTDRLALNRLNKEGITVPDGVVLDARSVHKHSQHVQTMPEVIKVYLTPDGRYVPPEGRFHYNRAKAIDTTYVIRTPYSRFNGREYTNNRFNKHRDFSKSQTYTSFRQFVPIVPPSKPGIYKPIVTSLVLPADANLLEETFAPTWNIRYEWDSIYQPFDDYILNNIALFNSHQIIADYQGFLNKFHERSSRHVGSHPANRNQNFSPRIRKQELQNIEINPKATSYQNVKLNSDDTISRYTNLTKIPETGFTCNGRRGMFADVETKCQVFHNCSGWSKTSSLCPSGTAFSNVKKRCEWWNTVECK from the exons ATGAAGACAATaatcgagaaagaaaattggtTTCGTTTAATACTTACCGCCACGTTTCTAATGATATGCGTTGTTGCAGAAAAG CGGAAAAGACAAATATTTAGAGAACAAGTCTTACCAGCATTAGGAGGTAAAATTCCAGAAGAAGCTTTTAGGACTGATCGTTTAGCGTTAAATCGATTAAACAAAGAAGGTATTACAGTACCTGATGGAGTGGTCTTGGATGCTCGAAGTGTGCATAAACATAGTCAGCATGTTCAAACGATGCCAGAAGTAATAAAG GTGTACCTGACCCCGGATGGACGATACGTTCCACCCGAAGGTAGATTTCATTACAACCGTGCGAAAGCGATTGACACAACTTACGTTATTCGTACGCCATACTCGCGATTTAATGGTCGCGAGTATACGAACAATCGCTTTAACAAGCATCGAGATTTTTCCAAATCACAAACTTATACGAGCTTCAGACAATTTGTACCTATAGTACCACCATCGAAACCTGGAATTTATAAACCTATCGTAACATCTTTGGTACTTCCTGCTGATGCCAATTTATTAGAAGAAACTTTTGCACCAACTTGGAATATTCGCTACGAGTGGGATTCTATTTACCAACCATTCGACGATTATATTCTCAACAACATAGCGCTTTTCAACTCTCACCAG ATCATTGCTGATTATCAAGGATTTTTGAATAAGTTTCATGAGCGATCTTCGAGACACGTCGGATCTCATCCTGCAAATAGAAACCAAAACTTTTCTCCTCGTATTCGAAAACAGGAATTGCAAAACATCGAAATAAATCCGAAAGCAACATCGTACCAAAATGTCAAGCTGAATAGTGACGATACAATTTCTCGGTACACGAATCTTACCAAAATACCAGAAACCGGTTTCACGTGCAATGGTAGGAGAGGCATGTTTGCCGATGTTGAAACTAAGTGTCAA GTTTTCCACAACTGTTCTGGCTGGTCGAAAACTTCTTCGCTTTGTCCATCGGGAACAGCATTTAGTAACGTAAAGAAACGTTGTGAATGGTGGAATACAGTAGAgtgtaaataa
- the LOC122572089 gene encoding chromatin modification-related protein eaf-1-like has translation MLEIDVKEPVKRSPITATAEYGAPANQYILQSADDTQELPPEYLSVLQQYAQEGPQHQAPPPPRRVQPAYAKQQQALQQAYYNYRKPTVVPPRPRPQLHPQALAQAEITADIQAQVEAQTRTDAIRTARLGSKASDVPVYQTSYAQPKLGTFEQELLQLVSANQAQEFKLLPTQPKGSTSAYSQQLVSYPAQYAKPTVAAAQLPEQYHIETSPPRYHQPRPQPQPQPQPAPAYQSVEEPAHYQAAQPAEAYNQSPQYDYIDDDSYRKALEQAQAQAQAQAEAQALSFQKIAQAAYKKHHQDALAHMRLTNERYRQQSALEQIQQGAQVSDAGRSHLQEQLHPKGAEAAYRAKLKAQIAAEAAEARKLQQAQEFKAHADAIRKLEAQQQAHLKVQEEVHNYALNFEKNQARAQAIAQAQAEALYKSQLQARNQVKGEILAISKGQVQGKKVDPDSSVYHYTLSTTTALPFLHNSYFTNDQLQKYQTSGSSYVPRSVPKSDDASPVIEAASAHVQPVITQPRQTHKLKLPSSSQSVYVSESGLLKKSPIKSVTIEEVTAQPDQIGVHPSPAAKARALTEEDLSALINAGYTVTPVTQPAKTIQQIYATDNTSAGNNPYYTKKQKAPLTRSEYVTYEEVIQRPRKLVRKNRPILKHSEKESDLSEKVTYLVPLEPAFGTRQPPLKHEE, from the exons ATGTTGGAAATCGATGTCAAGGAGCCTGTGAAGAGATCGCCGATTACAGCCACTGCCGAATATGGTGCTCCAGCCAATCAGTACATTCTTCAATCAGCCGATGATACGCAAGAG CTACCACCGGAGTATTTATCTGTACTACAACAATACGCGCAAGAAGGGCCGCAACACCAAGCGCCACCGCCTCCACGGAGAGTGCAGCCAGCATACGCGAAACAACAGCAAGCATTGCAACAAGCTTATTACAATTACCGAAAGCCAACAGTAGTGCCgcctcgtcctcgtcctcaACTTCACCCTCAGGCTCTAGCTCAAGCCGAAATAACTGCGGACATCCAAGCTCAAGTCGAAGCTCAAACTCGCACAGACGCCATTCGCACGGCTCGTTTAGGATCGAAAGCTTCCGACGTTCCGGTATATCAAACATCCTATGCCCAACCAAAATTGGGAACGTTCGAGCAAGAATTACTGCAACTAGTCTCGGCTAATCAAGCCCAAGAATTTAAACTTCTTCCAACGCAACCTAAAGGAAGCACATCCGCATATTCCCAGCAATTAGTAAGCTATCCGGCTCAATACGCGAAACCAACCGTGGCAGCAGCTCAATTGCCCGAGCAGTACCATATTGAAACTTCTCCACCGCGATATCATCAACCACGGCCACAACCACAACCACAGCCACAACCGGCACCTGCTTATCAATCGGTTGAAGAGCCTGCTCACTATCAAGCAGCTCAGCCTGCCGAAGCTTACAATCAGTCGCCGCAGTACGATTATATCGATGACGATTCATATCGGAAAGCCCTTGAACAGGCCCAGGCTCAAGCTCAAGCTCAGGCGGAGGCACAAGCGTTGTCTTTCCAGAAAATCGCGCAGGCTGCGTACAAAAAGCATCACCAAGATGCGTTGGCGCATATGAGGCTCACGAACGAACGTTACAGACAACAGTCTGCTCTGGAACAGATTCAACAAGGTGCCCAAGTGAGCGATGCTGGACGTAGTCACTTGCAAGAACAATTGCATCCAAAAGGTGCAGAGGCTGCTTACAGGGCGAAGTTGAAAGCTCAGATAGCCGCAGAGGCAGCCGAGGCAAGGAAATTGCAGCAAGCGCAAGAATTTAAGGCACACGCTGACGCTATTCGCAAACTCGAAGCTCAGCAGCAAGCTCATCTGAAGGTGCAGGAAGAGGTTCATAATTATGCTCTGAATTTCGAGAAGAATCAAGCGCGCGCTCAGGCTATAGCGCAAGCCCAAGCTGAAGCTCTTTACAAGTCCCAACTTCAAGCTCGGAATCAGGTTAAAGGCGAAATTTTGGCGATCTCCAAGGGCCAAGTGCAAGGAAAGAAAGTTGATCCAGACTCATCCGTGTATCATTATACTCTTTCAACCACTACCGCCCTTCCTTTCCTTCACAACAGTTATTTTACCAATGATCAGTTGCAAAAATACCAAACATCCGGTTCTTCTTACGTTCCTAGATCAGTCCCAAAATCTGATGACGCGAGTCCCGTTATCGAAGCAGCGTCAGCCCACGTGCAACCTGTTATTACGCAACCACGGCAAACCCATAAGTTGAAGCTCCCTTCGTCTTCCCAGTCGGTTTACGTATCCGAATCGGGTCTACTAAAAAAGTCACCAATTAAGTCGGTAACCATCGAAGAAGTAACCGCCCAGCCGGATCAAATCGGTGTTCATCCGTCACCCGCAGCAAAGGCACGTGCTTTGACGGAAGAAGACTTATCAGCATTGATTAACGCAGGATACACCGTTACTCCTGTGACGCAGCCTGCCAAAACTATTCAACAAATTTACGCAACCGACAATACATCTGCGGGTAATAACCCGTAttatacgaagaaacaaaaagctCCTCTTACAAGGTCTGAATACGTCACCTATGAAGAGGTGATTCAACGTCCACGCAAGCTCGTTAGAAAAAATAGACCGATTCTGAAGCATAGTGAGAAGGAAAGTGACTTAAGCGAGAAAGTTACTTACTTGGTACCTCTCGAACCGGCTTTCGGCACGAGACAACCTCCGCTCAAACACGAAGAataa
- the LOC122571865 gene encoding uncharacterized protein LOC122571865, translating into MSRICCNFTTLLLAILLVATYTTSLQHRIVVEDFDYNHYNEHQNFQPTVKFDRPIVVKAFEKPKNQQDFSKIPGIPGVDFPLYHTVPPTSFSCAHVPFVPGMYANVETGCQAYHICHDGREGHQGASFLCTNGTLFNQREFACDWWYNVNCADAPALYRLNLDPLKNPYIPEERKEIIRKQNMRIVVY; encoded by the exons ATGTCAAGAATCTGTTGCAACTTTACTACACTCCTGTTGGCCATTCTTTTGGTAGCAACGTACACCACTTCTCTACag CATCGAATAGTGGTTGAAGATTTCGATTACAATCATTACAATGAACACCAAAATTTCCAACCAACGGTAAAGTTTGACAGACCAATTGTCGTGAAGGCTTTTGAAAAGCCAAAGAACCAACAAGATTTTAGCAAAATTCCTGGTATTCCGGGCGTAGACTTTCCTTTGTACCATACCGTACCTCCGACAAGTTTTTCCTGCGCACACGTTCCATTCGTACCAGGAATGTACGCGAACGTGGAAACCGGTTGTcag GCATATCACATTTGTCACGATGGTCGCGAAGGTCATCAAGGTGCATCTTTTCTCTGTACTAATGGAACTCTTTTCAATCAACGGGAATTTGCTTGTGACTGGTGGTATAACGTGAATTGTGCAGATGCGCCAGCTTTGTATag gTTAAATTTAGACCCTTTGAAGAACCCTTATATAccggaagaaagaaaggagataATTCGGAAGCAGAATATGAGAATCGTcgtgtattaa
- the LOC122571862 gene encoding uncharacterized protein LOC122571862 isoform X1 encodes MKTIIEKENWFRLILTATFLMICVVAEKRKRQIFREQVLPALGGKIPEEAFRTDRLALNRLNKEGITVPDGVVLDARSVHKHSQHVQTMPEVIKVYLTPDGRYVPPEGRFHYNRAKAIDTTYVIRTPYSRFNGREYTNNRFNKHRDFSKSQTYTSFRQFVPIVPPSKPGIYKPIVTSLVLPADANLLEETFAPTWNIRYEWDSIYQPFDDYILNNIALFNSHQIIADYQGFLNKFHERSSRHVGSHPANRNQNFSPRIRKQELQNIEINPKATSYQNVKLNSDDTISRYTNLTKIPETGFTCNGRRGMFADVETKCQVFHNCSGWSKTSSLCPSGTAFSNVKKRCEWWNTVECPIFLTAFIKIYICINIRSLIMINMRN; translated from the exons ATGAAGACAATaatcgagaaagaaaattggtTTCGTTTAATACTTACCGCCACGTTTCTAATGATATGCGTTGTTGCAGAAAAG CGGAAAAGACAAATATTTAGAGAACAAGTCTTACCAGCATTAGGAGGTAAAATTCCAGAAGAAGCTTTTAGGACTGATCGTTTAGCGTTAAATCGATTAAACAAAGAAGGTATTACAGTACCTGATGGAGTGGTCTTGGATGCTCGAAGTGTGCATAAACATAGTCAGCATGTTCAAACGATGCCAGAAGTAATAAAG GTGTACCTGACCCCGGATGGACGATACGTTCCACCCGAAGGTAGATTTCATTACAACCGTGCGAAAGCGATTGACACAACTTACGTTATTCGTACGCCATACTCGCGATTTAATGGTCGCGAGTATACGAACAATCGCTTTAACAAGCATCGAGATTTTTCCAAATCACAAACTTATACGAGCTTCAGACAATTTGTACCTATAGTACCACCATCGAAACCTGGAATTTATAAACCTATCGTAACATCTTTGGTACTTCCTGCTGATGCCAATTTATTAGAAGAAACTTTTGCACCAACTTGGAATATTCGCTACGAGTGGGATTCTATTTACCAACCATTCGACGATTATATTCTCAACAACATAGCGCTTTTCAACTCTCACCAG ATCATTGCTGATTATCAAGGATTTTTGAATAAGTTTCATGAGCGATCTTCGAGACACGTCGGATCTCATCCTGCAAATAGAAACCAAAACTTTTCTCCTCGTATTCGAAAACAGGAATTGCAAAACATCGAAATAAATCCGAAAGCAACATCGTACCAAAATGTCAAGCTGAATAGTGACGATACAATTTCTCGGTACACGAATCTTACCAAAATACCAGAAACCGGTTTCACGTGCAATGGTAGGAGAGGCATGTTTGCCGATGTTGAAACTAAGTGTCAA GTTTTCCACAACTGTTCTGGCTGGTCGAAAACTTCTTCGCTTTGTCCATCGGGAACAGCATTTAGTAACGTAAAGAAACGTTGTGAATGGTGGAATACAGTAGAgt GTCCCATTTTTTTAACGgctttcataaaaatatatatttgcataaatatccgcagtctgaTTATGATTAATATGCGAAACTAA